A genomic stretch from Festucalex cinctus isolate MCC-2025b chromosome 13, RoL_Fcin_1.0, whole genome shotgun sequence includes:
- the rnf26 gene encoding E3 ubiquitin-protein ligase RNF26 yields MGPVNILISTIGKCLDAVSVMLDVNFLLVHTIVRTVLAVYHFIINLPTLLVYSLLELGNLVLLCLLSTAAATSHIAHGAAAVLGSLMLSLEGLLESLKMVGYLLTHVLLRGKEQICRGLLLLLEACGIALSLLIYLVNTVVNYALIAALNLHLALVSVWQTVSSPLQMALELTLTSVTFLYSSLIGTSAFLWSPCKLVLDFLASLVHIFISIFILNTYGLALTVAIALTTTAYLNPEVTRHASRRLTASVNSFPGARRLSTELHSALQLIRAVMRHLRRMSLHLYLLERRIWQQLSHHRSQLSLALRTQLENRANGNPDGEENNRDPPDGQAGDQRRERPASSSAARPLKAEQPWRAPADNLLMLLNEQEQRKMCVICHDCAKTVVLLPCRHLCLCRGCTDILLHQPFYQHNCPLCRRIIFDTIEVYL; encoded by the coding sequence ATGGGACCAGTAAACATTCTCATTTCCACGATCGGAAAATGCCTCGATGCAGTCTCCGTAATGCTGGACGTCAACTTCCTCCTCGTCCACACGATTGTCCGCACTGTCCTGGCTGTGTACCACTTTATAATCAACCTGCCCACACTCTTGGTCTACTCCCTCTTGGAACTGGGCAACTTGGTGCTGCTCTGCTTGCTCTCCACGGCGGCGGCAACGTCCCACATCGCCCACGGCGCGGCAGCCGTGCTGGGCAGCCTCATGCTGTCTTTGGAGGGGCTTCTGGAGAGCTTGAAGATGGTGGGCTACCTGTTGACTCACGTCCTGCTCCGAGGCAAGGAGCAAATATGTCGggggctgctgttgctgctggagGCGTGCGGCATCGCGCTCAGCCTCCTGATCTACCTGGTCAACACGGTGGTGAACTACGCCCTCATCGCCGCCCTCAACCTTCACTTGGCCTTGGTCAGCGTGTGGCAGACAGTGTCCAGCCCGCTGCAGATGGCGCTGGAGCTCACGCTCACCTCCGTCACCTTCCTCTACAGCAGCCTGATTGGCACGTCGGCTTTCCTGTGGTCCCCCTGCAAGCTGGTGTTGGACTTCCTCGCATCACTGGTGCACATCTTCATCAGCATTTTCATACTCAACACGTACGGCCTGGCGCTCACCGTGGCTATAGCGCTGACAACCACCGCCTACCTTAACCCAGAAGTCACCAGACACGCGTCGCGGCGACTCACGGCTTCCGTTAACTCCTTCCCAGGAGCGCGGAGACTTTCCACAGAGCTTCATTCAGCCTTGCAGTTAATACGCGCCGTGATGCGCCACCTCCGCCGTATGTCGCTTCACCTCTATCTGCTGGAGAGAAGAATCTGGCAGCAGCTGTCTCACCACAGAAGCCAGCTGAGCCTGGCGCTGAGGACGCAGCTCGAAAACCGAGCGAACGGCAACCCGGACGGCGAGGAGAACAATCGGGACCCGCCTGACGGCCAAGCCGGGGACCAGCGACGGGAGCGGCCGGCGTCGTCGAGCGCGGCGAGGCCTCTGAAGGCCGAGCAGCCGTGGCGAGCCCCGGCGGACAACCTGCTGATGCTGCTGAACGAGCAGGAGCAGCGCAAGATGTGCGTCATCTGCCACGACTGCGCCAAGACGGTGGTGCTGCTGCCGTGCAGGCACCTGTGCTTGTGTCGAGGCTGCACCGACATCCTGCTGCATCAACCCTTTTACCAGCACAATTGCCCGCTGTGTCGCCGCATTATCTTCGACACCATTGAGGTGTATCTCTGA